The nucleotide window CTCTCAGGTGCTGTATAACCGCCTGATCAATTTCGACCCGGTGAAAAATACCCCGGTTCCGTCCCTGGCGGAGTCATGGACTATTTCACCTGATGGTAAGACCTATACCTTTACGCTGCGTAAAGGGGTCAAATTCAACAGCAACAAATACTTCAAACCAACCCGCGATTTTAATGCCGATGACGTTATTTTCTCCGTCATGCGTCAGAAAGACCCTAAGCACCCGTATCACAATGTTTCACAGGGCAACTACGAGTACTTTAACGATGTAGGCCTGGATAAACTGATTCAGGATGTCAAAAAGGTCGATGATTATCACGTCCAGTTCACCCTGAGCGAACCGAACGCCGCTTTCCTGGCCGACTGGGGGATGGATTTTGCCTCTATTCTGTCAGCCGAATATGCCGACGCGATGCTGAAAAAAGGGACGCCTGAGAACGTCGACACCTGGCCAATTGGCACCGGGCCTTATGTCCTGCAACAGTACAAAGTGGATTCGCTTATCCGCTACGTTGCTAACCCGAACTACTGGGATGGTGCGGTACCGACTAAACACCTGATCTTCTCCATCACGCCAAATGTGGAAACGCGTCTGGCGAAACTGCAAACTAATGAATGTCAGATCATTCCTGCGCCGTCGCCAGTGCAGTTTGATGTGATTAAGAGCAATAAAAACCTGACGCTGCATTCTGTGGATGCACTGAACGTGGGTTACCTGGCGTTTAATACCGAGAAAAAACCGTTTGATAACGTGCTGGTTCGCCAGGCACTTAACTACGCAACGGACAAAAAGGCCATCGTAAACGCGGTCTTTATGGGCTCCGGTACGGTAGCAAAATCGCCGATCCCACCGAATATGTTGGGCTTTAATAAAGAACTGAAGGATTACAGCTACGTTCCTGAAAAAGCAAAGGTATTATTGAAACAGGCCGGGCTGGAGAAGGGCGCGGAAGTGACATTGTGGTCAATGCCGGTGCAGCGCCCGTATAACCCGAATTCACGCCGTATTGTGGAGATGATCCAGGCCGACTGGGCAAAAGTGGGCGTGAAGGCCAAAATTGTCTCTTACGAATGGGGCGAGTACCTTTCCGGTATGCGTAAAGGTGAACATGACTCCGCCCTGTTTGGCTGGATGTCTGACAACGGTGACCCGGATAACTTTGCTGACGTGCTGCTGGGTTGTAACAGCATCAAAACCGGATCAAATGCCGCACGCTGGTGCGATAAAGGTTATGATTCCCTGGTGCAGAAAGCCAAACTGACCAGTAACCCGGGTGAACGTGCGAAGCTCTACAGCCAGGCGCAGGAAATTTTCTACCAGCAAGCGCCGTGGATTGCGCTGGCAAACGGGAAAACGTTCTATGCCACCCGCAGCAACATCACGGGGTACAGCGTGAGTCTGATGGGCAGTGATTTCTCGAAAGCGAAATTAAACTAAGTGCATCAAATGCCCGGTAAGCGCAGTGCCGCCGGGCAATTACAAGGAGTGACAATGTCACATTTAAATGAAGTCATCGCCCGTGTGGATGCGGCTATCGAAGAGTGTGTGATTACCCACATGAATGAATTGCTTATTGTATTAAGCGAGGATGCTGAGCTGAGCCGCGAAGATCGCTATACCCAGCAACAGCGTCTGCGTACCACGATTGCGCATCACGGTAAGCAGCATAAAGAAGAGATGGAAGCACGCCACGAGAATCTGACCAAAGGTGGTACCATCCTGTAACGGTCAAAACTGGCGTCGTGCCACCAGCCATGCCCCGATGACCAGCATCACTGCGCCACAAACAGGGCCGACCAGTGCGCGCAGCGGAATGCCATTGCTTTTTAGCACATCCATCACCAGGCCGCCAATCAGCTGGCTTGCCACCAGCACGGCGATGGTTGTCGCTGCACCAACGTTCTGATAGCCGCTGATGCTGGCAAAAACGAAAAACGACCCTAGCAGCCCAGGGATCAGCGTCCACCAGCGTACCGCCGAGGCCAGCTCGCTGAAGCCGGCGATACCTTGTCTGAGCAGCAAAATGCTGACAAACAGCACAATACCCACCAGTGAATTCAACAGCATCGCGATAAGGATGGTGGAGGAGGACTGTGTGATGCGCACCATCAGGGTGTTTTGCACCACCAGGCCAATACCCGCCGCCACCAGAAAAGCCAGCGTCAGTGATTGATTCATTAAATAGCATCCGGATCGCTGCGCTCATCAAGCTGCAGCTGCATGAAGGTTAAATCCAGCCAGCGACCAAACTTGGTGCCCACCTGCGGCATTTGGCCTGTTGTCACAAAACCGAGCGTCTCATGGAGATGGATCGAGGCATGGTTTTGCGCTTCAATGCCGGCCACCATAACGTGTTTGCCGATCTTGCGGGCTTCGATAATCAACGCTTTCATTAACGTCCGGCCAATCCCTTTCCCCTGATGGCCAGGGTGGACGTAGACTGAGTGCTCTACCGTATGACGAAAGCCGTCAAAGGCTCGCCAGTCACCGAAGGAGGCATACCCGGTAATTGTGCCATCCTCTTCACTCACCAGTACCGGATATCCTGCGAAAGTCCGCGCCTCGAACCATGCGATACGGTTATCGGTATCGACGGTTTTATCGTTCCAGATAGCGGCAGTATGCAACACCGCGTGGTTGTAGATTTCACCAATCGCGGCGCAATCTTCTTTGCTGGCATGACGAACGATCATGGTTGAACCTCAGAATGTGTTGTTCACTATAGTATTACGATGTAGCTACGATATTACACAATAGTGTCGCCAGCGTGCTATGGCTTAAGTCATATTTTTTTGTGATGGGACGCCATTGAAATACCGTTCATACACTATAGTATGACGTCATGAACATGATGACAGATACGATGAATCAACGGATTAGCGCCCGAATTCGCATTGAACGTGAATCGCGCGGATGGTCGCTGAGCGAGCTTGCTGAGCGGGCAAGCGTGTCTCGCGCGATGATCCATAAAATTGAACGTGGGGACAGTAGCCCGACGGCGACCTTGCTTGCCCGGCTATCGGGTGCTTTTGGCATCAGCATGTCCACCCTGATCGCGAGAGCCGAGATGCAGGAAGGGAAGTTGCTGCGCCTGGCAAATCAGCCCGTCTGGCGTGACCCGCAAACGCACTATCTGCGCCGCCACGTTTCACCGCGTACTGACCTGCCTATTGATCTTGTCCAGGTTGAGCTGCCCGCGGGTAGCGATGTCCCGATGCCAGCCTCTTCCTATGCACTGGCACGCCAGCTTATCTGGCTCCAGTCCGGTGAGCTGGTGTTTCTGGAGGGCGATACCCGCCACGAAATGAAAGCGGGTGATTGCCTGGAGCTGGGGCCGCCAAATGACTGCCGGTTTATCAACGAAACAAACGAGTCCTGCGTTTATCTGGTTGTGCGACTTAACCAGTCTGGCTCGTGATCGCAGGTCCGGATTATGGCTACCGGATAACCAATAATAAGAGGAGGGTGGAATTTCCCGCCATAATAATTTGTGAAGATACGATGTATTGTCTTTAATTAAACCAGCATCGCTTTTTACGCCATCAGCATAGATGAGCCAGAAGCGACAAAAATGATGGTTTCCAGTATTTGGTTTTTTATATGCACTTCCCAGCACCAGGCAGGCATAACGATACAGGATATATCGAACCGGCGTCATTTTTTAAGCTGACGCTGAAAATAGCATTTTGTTTTGGCTACGGGAATTGAACATGCATAACTTAGAAAATTTAGAAAAAGCTCAGCGAATTAGTCTGACCATGCAAGTTGAGATCAGTTTGAAAGGGGCGTTAATTACGGGTTCACTAAAGCCTGGCGCGCGACTGATTACCAAAGAAATTGCCAATAAATTAGGCACCAGCATCACACCTGTCCGTGAGGCGCTTTTGCGCCTGGTTTCAGCAGGAGCGCTGCATGCCACACCGGCGCAGGCGTTTCTGGTGCCTGAAGTGACGCTGGATCGCTATAACGAAATTAACGCCATCAGAAAACAGCTTGAACCGATGGCGGTTGCTGCAGCCTGTCGGCATATGTCAGACAGTAAGCTGAGAACGCTGCGTGAACTGTCGGATGTGTTCCATGAAGCGATGCAAATGGGAAATATTCAGAAAATGCTGCACGCTAACCACGTTTTTCGTTTTACGCTCTATCAGTATGCAGAAATGCCCACGCTTAGTACATTAATTGAGCAATTATGGGTGCGCATTGGCCCATGTATTAACTTTTTACACCGGGAGCAAAGTAACATAATTGATTCTCCTTATCATTATGCTGATTTACTTTCAGCCCTCGAACGCAGAGATGCTGATGCCAGCCAGACGGCAATAAATAATCTGATTGACGAAGGGCATTCTCTTATACAACGGCAATATTTTGGTTAGGGAATGATTTAATCCAGGTTATATCTTTTCATTAAAATACCCACACCAGAAATAAGCCATTTTTTATATTTCAGAATGATAATTATTAACCAGCGATGGCGAAATATAAAAACACCCGGCAGCAATCCGCTACCGGGTGTTTTTACTTACTCGAAGCGATAAGAAACTGACAGGCCCACGCCGTAGTTGCGACCGGGTGCTGGCTCGTAATAGCGCCCGTTGGATTCGTTCACAATCACCGAGCCAACATACTCTTTGTCGAACAGGTTATCGACGCGCCCAAAGACATCCATGCCCCAGCTGCCGTAGTTGAATTTATACCCGGTATTCAGCCCGACCACCGTATAGGACGGAGCCTTCGCTGTGTTCTCGTCGTCGGCCATGATATCGCTCATATAGCGCACATCACTTCCCGCGTACCAGCCTTCTTCTGGCTGCCAGCCAAACGAAGCGTAACCCATGTTACGGGCAATGCCTGGCATCCGGTTACCGTTGCAGTCTGCATCGCTGCAGACGTTGGTACGGTAGGTGGCATCCAGGTAAGTCCACGCCATCTTCAGCTTCCAGTTTTCGGCAAACTGCTGATCAAGGGACACTTCCACGCCCTGACGACGGGTTTTACCGGCATTTTTATAGCTGGTGCGGCCACCGGAGCTGGTATCCACCACAATTTCGTCATCGGTATCGGTGCGGAACAGCGCCGCCGTCAGCAAGCCGTTACCGAGGCGAGTTTTGCTACCCACTTCATACGTATTATTGGTGGACGGCTTCAGGCCAAAGTTCAGCCCGCCCTGGTCATCGGAACGGTAGGAAAGTTCGTTGATGGTTGGGGTTTCAAACCCGCGTCCCGCTGCGGCATACAAATTCCAGCTGTCGGTCACGGCATATTTCACCGAACCTGCCGGGAGCCATTTATGGTAGTTCGCGTCGCCGCTGTCATCACCGTTGCCTGGCGTAATGTAATGATCGTTGGAGTCAAACCAGACTGAGCTGTAGCGGACACCTGCATCAACGGACAATTTTTGCGTTAACTGCCAGCGGGTTTGCAGGTAGGGATCAACGTTCCACATCAGATTGCGTTCATCGCGGCGTTTATTACCCTTCACGCCATAATCCGGTACGCCGTTGTCCATCACGAAGTTTTCATACCCGCGACGATCTTCGCTCATATTTTCGTAGTTCAGCCCGGAGGTAAAGGTCACCGGAACCAGCAGTTCACCACGGTGTGTCCAGCGGGTATCAATGCCCTGATAATGACGCTGCATATCAATCACGCCGCCGGAGTGGGTGGCGGGTTTCTGATACTTAGCCATGATCGACTGGTACTGCGTCATTTCGCGCTCACCGGCGTACGTCATCACGCTGAGATCGTCCTGCGTACTGAGCTGACGGTCGTAACGCAGCCCGGCCTGCGTCTGCTTGATGGTCTTGCGGGTATTGAACTGATCGCCGCGAGGAGACTGGCGCGGATTATCCCGCCACTCCTGATAATCCAGTCCACCCGGATCGTTGGCTTTCATGTCCACGCTGTTAACAATCAACGTCAGCTTGCTGACATCATCAATACGGACGCCAAGCTTAGCGTTGGCGAGATTTTTACGCGCACCGCTGTGATCGCGGTAACCTTTGGTGGTGAAGCGGGTAGTCGATACGGTGTAATCCACATCGCCCGCGTGCGTCCCGTCGCCCATTGCTCCGGTGGCTTTCATGCCGTAACGCCATGTTCCGTAACTGCCGTAATAACTGCTGGCTTCAATGGTTGGCGGTTGTTGCCCGGTTTGCGTGTTGATGTTGATCACGCCACCAGAGGCGTTGCCGTAAAGGGCGGAGAAGGGGCCGCGCAGCACTTCAACGCTATCCACACTGGAGAGATCAATGTTGGAGGTCTGCCCTTGTCCGTCTGGCATGGTCGCCGGAATACCGTCCACATACATTCTAATACCGCGCACGCCGAAGGTGGAGCGGGCACCAAATCCGCGCATGGAGAGCTGGAGATCCTGGGCATAGTTCTGACGGTTCTGGATCTGCAGGCCAGGGACGCTGCCGAGCGATTCAGACAGGTTAATACGCGGAGTGGCCTGACGCATATCGTCACCACTCACGACGCTGACGGCTGCTGGCGTATCCAGCTCCGAGACGGTTTGCGGTGTGGCGCTAACGATCATGGGGGATTCTTCTGCACCCATCGTCGTGAGGGGGGATGAAATGAGCGGAACTAACAGTAGCGGGAGCGTTGCCTTACGGGCAGAAAAGATTTTCATGAATAAAACCGGTTGTAGATTAAGACGAACCAAACGAAACATATGTATGCATGTTAAATCTTTTGTAAATGTTTTGAAAATATTAAGCGCACATTGCGTTAAGGAAGAGGGCGAAAGGAAAGAAAAACTCCACATTTAGTTAATTAATGATTACTATTCTCATTAACAACGAGGCGACGCCATGACGTTGCCCGCCGGAAGCGATGTCAGCGGTACACCCCCTCTTTTAAAAAGGAATTGTTATGTCTTTACGTCATCTGTGCTCGCCGCGCCTGTGTGGTTCTCTGTTGTCAAGTGTTTTACTGTTTGCCGGAACGTTCCAGGTTCATGCCGCTGAAGAAATGCTGCGTAAAGCAGTGGGGAAAGGCGCTTATGAAATGGCCGTGAGCCAGCAGGAGAACGCGCTGTGGGTTGCGACGTCACAAAGCCGAAAAACCGATAAGGGCGGCATTGTTTATCGCCTTGATCCGGTCACGCTGGAGGTGACGCAGGCCATTCATAACGATCTTAAGCCGTTTGGTGCCACTATTGATAACGCCACTCAGACGCTGTGGTTTGGTAACACCACCAACAGCGCAGTGACGGCCATTGACGCCAAAACGGGGGATGTCAAAGGGCGTCTGGTGCTGGATGACCGCAAACGTAGCGAAACGGTCAAACCGCTGCAGCCTCGCCAGCTGGTAGCCGATGACGCCACCAATACCGTTTACATCACCGGTATCGGGAAAGAGAGTGTTGTCTGGGTGGTTGATGGCGCGACGCTGAAGTTAAAAGACACGATCGCCAATACTGGCACGTTCAGTACCGGTCTGGCGCTGGATGCGCAGGCAAAACGCCTGTACACCACCAGTGCTGATGGTGAGCTGGTGACGATTGATACGGCAACAAACAAAATCCTCAGCCGTAAAAAAGTACAGGATGACGGGAAAGAACACTTTTATCTGAACCTGAGCCTGGACACCGCCGGTCAGCGCGCCTTCCTGACAGATTCAAAACAGCCGGAAGTGCTGGTGGTAAGCCTGAAAGATGGTAGTGTGATCGAAAAAATCGCCGCGCCTGAATCTCTGGCTGTGCTGTTTAACCCGACACGGAATGAAGCGTACGTCACGCACCGTGAAGCGGGAAAGGTGAGCGTAATTGATGCAAAAACCTACAAGGTAACCAAAACCTTTGATACACCTGTCTACCCGAACAGCCTGGCGCTGTCTGCGGATGGCAAAACGCTGTATGTGACGGTGAAACAGAAGTCCACCCGTCAGCAGGAAGCAACCCAGCCTGACGACGTGATTCGTATCGTGCTGTGATGCAAGGGAAGGCCGCTTGTCAGTTAAGCGGTATTAAGCCACTCTGTTATTTTAGTGGCATCGTTCCGTTCACTCAGACTTTCCTGCTACCTGCATAATCCGCTGCGGTGAACGTGTTAAGGGGGCTATCGCGCCCCCTTAACAATCCCGTCTCCCGGCAAAGAAAATCGCCGCTGCGCGGTACCCTCAGCTTATTCCTTCCGGCTTTTCGGGGACGGTGAAGTGGTTTAATAGTTTTAGACACGTTCAGAGGTTATAAATTAAATAACTGATGAGGTGCAAAAAATGAATTCACGCCGATTTACCCCAGAGTTTAAACGCGAGTGCGCTGAGCTGGTCCTCGACCATGGCTACTCATTCCGCCAGGCCTGCGAAGCCTCTGATGTCGGTGTCACGTCCATGAGACGCTGGGTCAGACAGCTTGAAATTGAACGTGGTGGCCTGGTTTTATCCGGTCAGGGCATCCCCTCTCCGGCTCCTCCGCTCACGCCAGAGCAGCAGTACATTCGTCAGCTTGAAGAACGGGTTCAGCGGCTTGAGAGGGACAAGGAGATATTAAAAAAGGCTACAGCTTTGCTGATGTCGGACGCCAGCAAGCCCTGAAACTTGTCGCCGCCCTGAGCCAGGAATACAGCGTAAAAGAGCTCTGTGCGGTCCTCGGCGTTTGCCGGAGTCTGGTTTACTACCATCGCAAACGCCAGAAACAACCGGATACGACGCGAATTGCCCTACAGCGAAGGGTGGCCGAGCTACACCGTCTTGGGCGGGGCTCAGCCGGAGCAAGAACGTTGTCTTTACTGCTTCGCCGCGAAGGAGAAAACGTTGGGCGTTACAAGGCCGGGCGACTGATGAAAGAAGCCGGTCTGGTGAGCAGGCAGCCCGGAAAACACCGCTATCGCCTGTGTAACCGGCAGTCTAATCTGGCGGAAAATCATCTCAGTCGCAATTTTACGGTAAATGCACCGGATAATGTGTGGTGTGGAGATATCACTTTTATCAGAACACAAGCGGGCTGGCTGTATCTGGCAGTGGTACTGGATTTATACGCGCGAAAAGTGGTGGGTTGGGCGTTCTCGTCTGTGGCTGACAGCCAGCTGGCGCAGAATGCCCTTACAATGGCCTGGGAAAACCGGGGCCGTCCAAAAGGATTAATGTTCCACTCTGACCAGGGTTCTCAGTATGCCAGCATGTCATACAGGGACATAGCGAAGCTGTACGGCATCAGACTCAGCATGAGTCGCAAAGGAAACTGCTGGGACAATGCCGTTGCAGAGAGGCTGTTCCGGAGTCTTAAAACGGAATGGTTGTTACGTGAAGGCTACCGAAACAGAAGTGAAGCAGTGAAGGATGTGGTTCAGTACCTGAGTGGGTATTACAACCGGGTAAGGCCGCATAAAAACAACGGAGGGTTAACACCTGCCGAGATGGAAAGACAAAGAACCTCAGGTCGTGTCCAAATTAAGTAGACCACTTCATGCCCGACCCGAAGCCGGAAGGAATAAGCTGAGGGTACCGCGAAGCGGCGATTTTCTTTGCCGGGAGACGGGATTGTTAAGGGGGCGCGATAGCCCCCTTAACACGTTCACCGCAGCGGATTATGCAGGTAGCAGAATGTCTGAGTGAACGGAACGATACCACTGAAATAACAAAGTACTCTGGTGTCGCTTAACTGACTGGTATTAGATCATCTGATCCCTTTTTTTATGCCGTCCGCTTAACAGGAGCCATCAGGCTGGCATTGATTTACGGATCGCGCTGAGCAGCGTTTGTGCGCCTGATGAGAGTGGGGCATCTACCCGGGTGAGGATCCCAATAGGTTCACCCGCCCCCGGCGATGTGACCGGCAGTGCTGTTAGTGTACCCCGGCGTAAATCGTCTTTTACCGCGCCGGAAGGCACGAACCAGACGTAGTCAAAATCTACGGTGAGCTGGCGTGAAAGAGAGGCCGACAGCGTTTCAATACAACCGGAAGGTAGTTTGCAGCCCTGCATCTCTAATAACGCCTCGGCGTT belongs to Enterobacter cloacae and includes:
- a CDS encoding N-acetyltransferase, which translates into the protein MIVRHASKEDCAAIGEIYNHAVLHTAAIWNDKTVDTDNRIAWFEARTFAGYPVLVSEEDGTITGYASFGDWRAFDGFRHTVEHSVYVHPGHQGKGIGRTLMKALIIEARKIGKHVMVAGIEAQNHASIHLHETLGFVTTGQMPQVGTKFGRWLDLTFMQLQLDERSDPDAI
- a CDS encoding transposase; this translates as MNSRRFTPEFKRECAELVLDHGYSFRQACEASDVGVTSMRRWVRQLEIERGGLVLSGQGIPSPAPPLTPEQQYIRQLEERVQRLERDKEILKKATALLMSDASKP
- a CDS encoding membrane protein, with the translated sequence MNQSLTLAFLVAAGIGLVVQNTLMVRITQSSSTILIAMLLNSLVGIVLFVSILLLRQGIAGFSELASAVRWWTLIPGLLGSFFVFASISGYQNVGAATTIAVLVASQLIGGLVMDVLKSNGIPLRALVGPVCGAVMLVIGAWLVARRQF
- the ydcY gene encoding hypothetical protein, with product MSHLNEVIARVDAAIEECVITHMNELLIVLSEDAELSREDRYTQQQRLRTTIAHHGKQHKEEMEARHENLTKGGTIL
- a CDS encoding XRE family transcriptional regulator; translated protein: MNMMTDTMNQRISARIRIERESRGWSLSELAERASVSRAMIHKIERGDSSPTATLLARLSGAFGISMSTLIARAEMQEGKLLRLANQPVWRDPQTHYLRRHVSPRTDLPIDLVQVELPAGSDVPMPASSYALARQLIWLQSGELVFLEGDTRHEMKAGDCLELGPPNDCRFINETNESCVYLVVRLNQSGS
- a CDS encoding ABC transporter substrate-binding protein; the protein is MSTGKTLLALALSTLLPAGAAWAANNDTIIYCSEASPESFNPQIASSGPSFVASSQVLYNRLINFDPVKNTPVPSLAESWTISPDGKTYTFTLRKGVKFNSNKYFKPTRDFNADDVIFSVMRQKDPKHPYHNVSQGNYEYFNDVGLDKLIQDVKKVDDYHVQFTLSEPNAAFLADWGMDFASILSAEYADAMLKKGTPENVDTWPIGTGPYVLQQYKVDSLIRYVANPNYWDGAVPTKHLIFSITPNVETRLAKLQTNECQIIPAPSPVQFDVIKSNKNLTLHSVDALNVGYLAFNTEKKPFDNVLVRQALNYATDKKAIVNAVFMGSGTVAKSPIPPNMLGFNKELKDYSYVPEKAKVLLKQAGLEKGAEVTLWSMPVQRPYNPNSRRIVEMIQADWAKVGVKAKIVSYEWGEYLSGMRKGEHDSALFGWMSDNGDPDNFADVLLGCNSIKTGSNAARWCDKGYDSLVQKAKLTSNPGERAKLYSQAQEIFYQQAPWIALANGKTFYATRSNITGYSVSLMGSDFSKAKLN
- a CDS encoding TonB-dependent receptor: MFRLVRLNLQPVLFMKIFSARKATLPLLLVPLISSPLTTMGAEESPMIVSATPQTVSELDTPAAVSVVSGDDMRQATPRINLSESLGSVPGLQIQNRQNYAQDLQLSMRGFGARSTFGVRGIRMYVDGIPATMPDGQGQTSNIDLSSVDSVEVLRGPFSALYGNASGGVININTQTGQQPPTIEASSYYGSYGTWRYGMKATGAMGDGTHAGDVDYTVSTTRFTTKGYRDHSGARKNLANAKLGVRIDDVSKLTLIVNSVDMKANDPGGLDYQEWRDNPRQSPRGDQFNTRKTIKQTQAGLRYDRQLSTQDDLSVMTYAGEREMTQYQSIMAKYQKPATHSGGVIDMQRHYQGIDTRWTHRGELLVPVTFTSGLNYENMSEDRRGYENFVMDNGVPDYGVKGNKRRDERNLMWNVDPYLQTRWQLTQKLSVDAGVRYSSVWFDSNDHYITPGNGDDSGDANYHKWLPAGSVKYAVTDSWNLYAAAGRGFETPTINELSYRSDDQGGLNFGLKPSTNNTYEVGSKTRLGNGLLTAALFRTDTDDEIVVDTSSGGRTSYKNAGKTRRQGVEVSLDQQFAENWKLKMAWTYLDATYRTNVCSDADCNGNRMPGIARNMGYASFGWQPEEGWYAGSDVRYMSDIMADDENTAKAPSYTVVGLNTGYKFNYGSWGMDVFGRVDNLFDKEYVGSVIVNESNGRYYEPAPGRNYGVGLSVSYRFE
- a CDS encoding GntR family transcriptional regulator, giving the protein MHNLENLEKAQRISLTMQVEISLKGALITGSLKPGARLITKEIANKLGTSITPVREALLRLVSAGALHATPAQAFLVPEVTLDRYNEINAIRKQLEPMAVAAACRHMSDSKLRTLRELSDVFHEAMQMGNIQKMLHANHVFRFTLYQYAEMPTLSTLIEQLWVRIGPCINFLHREQSNIIDSPYHYADLLSALERRDADASQTAINNLIDEGHSLIQRQYFG